One window of Marinobacterium aestuarii genomic DNA carries:
- a CDS encoding DEAD/DEAH box helicase codes for MGFSTTGLNQSLIDTVTEQGYTEPTPIQVATIPAILAGQDLMAGAQTGTGKTAAFALPILQLLSEAPVSASPKRAIRALVLTPTRELAQQVYKSFVTYGSQSALQTALVYGGASVNTQMAALASGVDILVATPGRLLDLIGRGAADLSQVRHLVFDEADRMLDMGFIDEVRRIIKPIPAARQTLLFSATFGPEIFALSKSLLKDPTLIEVDARNTVARRVEQMVYAVDADRKRELISYLIGSKNWHQVLVFTRTKQGADELASEMCKDGLKTQSIHGDKSQGARERALEAFRAGDTRVLVATDVAARGLDIDQLQYVINHELPYNAEDYIHRIGRTGRAGGSGMAISLLSPAENYLLEQIEVVLDERLMQQWLPGYEPDPTKEVRNTRSVSKGTQNKRARERALGKKPDRRRR; via the coding sequence ATGGGATTTTCCACCACCGGTCTTAATCAGTCACTGATTGATACCGTTACCGAACAGGGCTACACCGAACCCACGCCGATCCAGGTGGCCACCATCCCGGCCATTCTTGCAGGACAAGACCTGATGGCCGGGGCCCAGACCGGCACCGGCAAAACCGCCGCCTTTGCGCTGCCGATTCTGCAACTGCTGAGTGAGGCGCCCGTATCCGCGTCGCCCAAACGCGCCATTCGGGCGCTGGTGCTGACGCCGACACGGGAGTTGGCTCAGCAGGTGTACAAGAGCTTTGTGACCTACGGCAGTCAGAGTGCGCTGCAGACGGCGCTGGTGTACGGCGGTGCCAGTGTTAACACCCAGATGGCGGCACTCGCCAGTGGCGTGGATATTCTGGTGGCAACGCCCGGGCGTCTGCTGGATCTGATTGGTCGCGGGGCGGCGGATCTGAGTCAGGTGCGCCATCTTGTGTTCGATGAGGCGGATCGCATGCTGGATATGGGCTTTATCGACGAAGTGCGCCGTATTATCAAACCCATCCCGGCTGCGCGGCAGACGCTGCTGTTCTCCGCCACCTTTGGGCCTGAGATTTTTGCACTCAGCAAAAGCCTGCTGAAGGATCCCACCCTGATTGAGGTGGATGCCCGCAATACCGTCGCCCGCAGGGTTGAGCAGATGGTGTACGCGGTGGATGCGGATCGCAAGCGCGAGCTGATCTCTTACCTGATCGGCAGCAAGAACTGGCATCAGGTGTTGGTATTTACCCGCACCAAACAGGGCGCGGATGAGCTCGCCAGCGAGATGTGCAAGGACGGTCTAAAAACCCAGTCGATCCACGGCGACAAGTCCCAGGGTGCGCGGGAGCGGGCGCTGGAGGCCTTCAGGGCGGGGGATACCCGGGTATTGGTGGCCACTGACGTGGCGGCACGCGGGCTGGACATTGATCAGCTGCAGTATGTGATCAACCATGAGTTGCCCTACAACGCCGAGGACTATATCCACCGTATCGGGCGTACCGGCCGTGCGGGCGGTTCCGGCATGGCGATCTCGCTGCTGAGCCCGGCGGAAAACTACCTGCTGGAGCAGATCGAGGTCGTCCTCGACGAGCGTCTGATGCAGCAATGGTTGCCAGGCTATGAGCCGGACCCGACGAAAGAGGTGCGCAATACCCGCAGCGTCAGCAAGGGCACCCAGAATAAACGTGCGCGGGAGCGGGCGCTGGGCAAGAAGCCGGATCGCCGTCGCCGCTGA
- a CDS encoding AAA family ATPase, translating into MKRIIIFGNSGSGKSTLAKALCKGEHLSHLDLDLIAWQPTSPPQRKPIAESKQEIDAFISANAAWVIEGCYSDLLELALPAASEIIFLNLPVEA; encoded by the coding sequence GTGAAGCGGATCATCATTTTCGGAAATTCCGGATCGGGTAAATCAACGCTCGCGAAAGCCCTTTGCAAAGGGGAACACCTGTCTCATCTTGATCTGGACCTGATTGCCTGGCAACCGACCTCGCCGCCACAGAGAAAACCGATAGCGGAATCGAAGCAAGAGATTGATGCTTTTATCAGTGCAAACGCTGCATGGGTGATAGAGGGCTGCTATTCGGACTTGCTGGAACTCGCCCTGCCTGCTGCCAGTGAAATCATCTTCCTGAATTTACCGGTCGAAGCCTGA
- a CDS encoding VOC family protein, with protein sequence MFKVKATQHVLAVKDLEKSESYFLDKLGFAVRFRVGGWSFLSLGSFHVMLGHCPDEVPARETHNHSYFAYINCDGIDDLYRDYQQRGAEICQAISDKPWGLREFGVITPEGHRIMFGEDIEPSENA encoded by the coding sequence ATGTTCAAAGTAAAAGCAACCCAGCACGTTTTGGCGGTCAAGGATCTTGAGAAGAGCGAAAGCTATTTTCTCGACAAGCTTGGATTTGCGGTCCGGTTCCGGGTGGGTGGCTGGTCCTTCCTTAGCCTGGGCAGCTTCCATGTGATGCTGGGGCACTGCCCCGACGAAGTGCCAGCCCGCGAAACGCATAACCACTCGTACTTCGCCTATATAAATTGCGACGGCATTGACGATCTCTACCGTGATTACCAGCAGCGCGGCGCCGAGATCTGCCAGGCCATATCCGACAAGCCCTGGGGTTTACGGGAATTTGGCGTTATCACCCCGGAAGGCCACCGAATCATGTTCGGTGAAGACATTGAGCCATCAGAGAATGCATAA
- a CDS encoding DsbA family oxidoreductase, with protein sequence MANKIQIDIISDVVCPWCIIGYKYLEKAITELGLEDRVAIEWKPFELNPDMPAEGENLRAHIARKYGSSPEESAKSRASMTKIAGELGFTFDFHDAMKIVNTRNAHILLAYAREQGKQHELQMRLFEAVFSNRQDVSDKQVLAEILESVSLNAAEALAELDNPVAREKITGEEEYWRSMGVSSVPTIVFNRKGAVTGAHPTEVFKQVLTEIVEQG encoded by the coding sequence ATGGCGAACAAGATTCAGATCGACATCATCTCGGATGTCGTGTGCCCCTGGTGCATCATTGGTTACAAGTACCTGGAAAAGGCGATCACTGAGCTGGGGTTGGAGGACAGGGTTGCAATCGAATGGAAGCCGTTCGAGTTGAATCCTGACATGCCGGCCGAGGGGGAAAATCTGCGGGCTCACATCGCCAGAAAATATGGCAGCTCGCCTGAAGAGAGCGCCAAGTCGCGTGCCAGTATGACCAAAATAGCGGGAGAGCTGGGTTTCACGTTCGACTTTCATGACGCTATGAAAATCGTCAACACCCGCAATGCCCATATATTGCTGGCCTATGCCAGAGAACAGGGCAAACAGCATGAGCTTCAAATGCGCCTGTTCGAAGCTGTCTTCAGCAATCGGCAGGATGTGTCAGACAAGCAGGTTCTGGCTGAAATCCTGGAATCCGTGAGCCTGAATGCGGCAGAGGCATTGGCGGAGCTGGATAATCCGGTTGCCCGCGAGAAGATTACCGGAGAAGAAGAATATTGGCGCAGCATGGGTGTCTCATCGGTGCCGACCATCGTATTTAATCGCAAGGGTGCAGTGACGGGGGCTCATCCAACGGAGGTGTTCAAGCAGGTTTTAACGGAGATTGTTGAGCAGGGATAA
- a CDS encoding dienelactone hydrolase family protein, giving the protein MQAMKENGEPQQIPQEAFDWYDEYAHGDISRREFLTRLSSLTVLGFSMSVLSAALLPNYALAEQVSFNDADIKAEYVTFPSPEGFGEGRGYLVIPTSVTASAPVVLVVHENRGLNPYIEDVARRAAKAGFIAFAPDILHSLGGYPGNDDQGREMQSSLDKAKVEEDFKAAARFLKAHPQSNGKLGVVGFCFGGYVANMLAASLPDVVNASAPFYGTPPVKEIRANIKAPLLIHLAELDKRVNATWPEYEADLKAADKNYSMHMYAGVNHGFHNDSTERYDEAAAELAWSRTIEFFDQHLKA; this is encoded by the coding sequence ATGCAAGCTATGAAGGAAAACGGCGAGCCACAGCAGATCCCCCAAGAGGCCTTCGACTGGTACGACGAATACGCCCACGGCGATATCAGCCGACGGGAATTTCTGACCCGCCTGTCATCGCTTACAGTGCTGGGTTTCAGCATGAGCGTGCTGTCAGCGGCCCTGCTGCCCAATTACGCGCTGGCCGAACAGGTGTCTTTCAATGACGCCGATATCAAGGCCGAATATGTCACCTTCCCCTCGCCCGAAGGCTTTGGCGAAGGTCGGGGCTACCTGGTCATTCCCACATCCGTAACCGCCTCAGCGCCTGTGGTGCTGGTTGTGCATGAAAACCGCGGCTTGAATCCCTACATCGAGGATGTGGCGCGTCGGGCCGCCAAGGCCGGTTTTATCGCCTTTGCCCCCGATATTCTGCACTCACTGGGGGGCTACCCGGGCAATGATGACCAGGGTCGCGAGATGCAGAGTTCACTGGACAAGGCCAAGGTAGAAGAAGACTTCAAGGCGGCGGCCCGTTTCCTGAAAGCGCACCCCCAGAGCAATGGCAAGCTCGGCGTGGTGGGTTTCTGTTTCGGTGGTTACGTTGCCAATATGCTGGCGGCGAGTCTGCCGGATGTCGTGAATGCGTCGGCGCCCTTCTACGGCACACCGCCGGTGAAAGAGATCCGTGCAAACATCAAGGCACCGCTGCTGATTCACCTGGCGGAGCTCGACAAGCGCGTCAATGCCACCTGGCCCGAGTATGAAGCGGACTTAAAAGCGGCAGACAAAAACTACAGTATGCATATGTACGCCGGTGTTAATCACGGCTTTCATAACGACTCCACCGAGCGCTACGACGAAGCGGCGGCAGAACTCGCCTGGAGCCGCACCATTGAGTTTTTCGATCAGCACCTCAAGGCTTAA
- a CDS encoding sterol desaturase family protein, with translation MKHDYSYRERQQELDAARQFRLGDGKISGYCSVALGTLSLLAVLAYLYPAYLTTIELRQAYDAAFLQQFLKYGMYFSLFFGILSFVLNGYKRLGAAGIVLTLIAFALGGYTLPVGPVEPRRLSLGVDWLILAFLGSTIIFITLEKLFPKYRNQVVLRPEWGLDLLYFCFNHLAISAILIYGNYHASHFDWALSESVQQAIRSVPLLLQVMVIILCADFVLYWEHRLYHEVQLLWPIHAVHHSIEHLDWLAGSRGHFIQVFSERAMVMVPLYLLGADQAALDIYVAFAALQAILIHCNLGISFGPLKCILVTPQFHHWHHSSEKPAIDTNYSAHTVLFDRLFGTYHMPVKHWPADYGTTVRLPRSYIGQLLYPLTRHLRKK, from the coding sequence ATGAAACACGATTACTCCTACAGGGAACGGCAACAGGAGCTGGATGCCGCACGCCAGTTTCGCCTGGGTGATGGCAAGATCAGCGGCTACTGCTCGGTGGCACTGGGCACGCTCAGCCTGCTTGCGGTGCTGGCCTATCTCTACCCTGCGTACCTCACGACCATCGAACTGCGACAGGCCTACGACGCTGCCTTTTTGCAGCAGTTTCTCAAGTACGGCATGTATTTTTCGCTCTTCTTCGGCATTCTCAGCTTCGTTCTGAACGGCTACAAGCGCCTGGGGGCGGCGGGCATAGTGCTGACCCTGATCGCCTTTGCCCTGGGCGGTTACACCCTGCCTGTCGGGCCGGTGGAGCCGCGCCGGCTGTCGCTGGGGGTGGACTGGCTGATACTTGCCTTTCTGGGCTCGACCATCATTTTCATTACGCTGGAAAAGCTCTTTCCCAAATACCGCAACCAGGTAGTACTGCGGCCCGAATGGGGGCTGGATCTGCTCTACTTCTGCTTCAATCACCTGGCCATTTCCGCCATTCTGATTTACGGCAACTACCACGCCAGTCACTTCGACTGGGCCCTGAGCGAAAGCGTGCAGCAGGCCATCCGTTCGGTGCCGCTGTTGCTGCAGGTAATGGTCATCATTCTGTGCGCCGATTTCGTGCTCTATTGGGAGCATCGCCTCTACCATGAGGTACAGCTGCTCTGGCCGATCCATGCCGTGCACCATTCCATTGAACACCTCGACTGGCTGGCGGGCTCTCGCGGGCATTTTATCCAGGTATTCTCGGAAAGGGCCATGGTGATGGTGCCGCTCTATCTGCTGGGTGCAGATCAGGCGGCGCTGGATATCTACGTCGCCTTTGCAGCACTCCAGGCCATTCTGATTCACTGCAATCTGGGCATTTCCTTCGGTCCGCTGAAGTGCATTCTGGTCACGCCGCAGTTTCACCACTGGCACCACAGCTCGGAAAAACCCGCCATCGACACCAACTACTCGGCCCATACGGTGCTGTTCGACCGCCTGTTTGGTACCTACCATATGCCCGTCAAGCACTGGCCGGCGGACTACGGCACCACGGTACGCCTGCCCAGAAGCTATATAGGACAACTGCTCTACCCGCTGACCCGGCACCTGAGGAAGAAATAA
- a CDS encoding group I truncated hemoglobin, which translates to MFNSELKYLKPFCLTAFLLAGSPGALAQDETASRPLFDRLGGLMPISVVVDDFFDAVVSDDQIKANPAVDASRKVVPAPYLKYQVTAMVCEVTGGPCSYHGRDMKAAHAHLNITEAQWDRMIVLFKEVLAKHEVPETETAELLDIVGSTRADIVTAP; encoded by the coding sequence ATGTTCAATTCCGAGCTGAAATACCTGAAGCCGTTCTGTCTAACCGCCTTTTTGCTGGCGGGCTCTCCGGGGGCCCTGGCCCAGGACGAGACGGCATCGAGGCCGCTGTTTGACCGTTTGGGAGGGCTTATGCCCATATCGGTGGTGGTGGATGACTTTTTCGATGCGGTGGTCTCGGATGACCAGATCAAGGCAAACCCGGCGGTTGACGCCAGCCGCAAGGTGGTTCCCGCACCCTATCTCAAGTACCAGGTTACGGCGATGGTGTGTGAGGTGACCGGCGGGCCCTGCAGTTACCACGGGCGGGATATGAAAGCGGCCCATGCACATCTCAATATCACCGAGGCGCAATGGGACCGAATGATCGTTCTGTTCAAAGAGGTACTGGCCAAGCATGAAGTCCCCGAGACCGAAACCGCTGAACTGCTGGATATCGTCGGCTCGACCCGGGCGGATATCGTCACGGCGCCCTGA
- a CDS encoding integrase core domain-containing protein, giving the protein MDQKVLFMADYLRGGITMTALCARYGISRKTGYKWTSRYREQGLGGLESQSRAPLQISGKTPYAIREAIISLRRKFRVRLGPKKLLKLLEEQFPPEELPSTTTVYNILRKAGLIKPKRRRQRVPASRHPFADVQDPNEVWSVDFKGQFKMQDGRWCYPLTVMDHSSRYLLGCQGLVSTRFALSKPVFVRLFKEFGLPSRIRSDNGVPFATVARGGLSKLSIWWLHLGILPERIEPGKPQQNGQHERMHRTLKEWVLPAPAANMVDQQQDLDRFRHFYNCERPHEALQQTMPDCVYTPSPRPYPSRLPPLHYPSYFDVKKVQPSGVVYWRGCQVYVAYLLAGEQVGLEEVADGIWDLYFGPIRLGGFDIRTMKEKSARYLTIKV; this is encoded by the coding sequence ATGGATCAGAAAGTGCTTTTTATGGCGGATTATCTGCGTGGTGGCATCACCATGACGGCGCTCTGTGCGCGCTACGGTATCAGCCGAAAGACCGGGTATAAGTGGACTTCTCGCTACCGAGAACAGGGCCTGGGGGGCCTGGAGAGCCAAAGCCGGGCACCGTTACAAATAAGCGGCAAAACGCCCTATGCTATCCGCGAGGCGATCATCAGCCTGCGCCGGAAGTTCCGCGTACGACTCGGCCCCAAGAAGCTGCTTAAGTTGCTGGAAGAGCAGTTCCCACCCGAGGAGTTGCCCTCAACAACCACCGTTTACAATATTCTGCGCAAGGCCGGGCTCATCAAACCCAAACGGCGGCGTCAGCGAGTACCTGCCTCACGGCATCCTTTCGCCGATGTCCAGGACCCCAACGAGGTGTGGAGCGTCGACTTCAAAGGGCAGTTCAAAATGCAGGACGGGCGCTGGTGTTATCCCTTGACAGTGATGGACCATAGCAGCCGATATTTGCTGGGGTGCCAGGGACTTGTAAGCACGCGCTTTGCGCTGAGCAAGCCTGTTTTTGTCCGTCTTTTCAAAGAGTTTGGTTTGCCGTCACGCATCCGCTCTGATAATGGCGTCCCTTTCGCGACGGTCGCCAGAGGCGGGTTATCCAAGCTGTCGATTTGGTGGCTTCACCTGGGTATCCTGCCCGAGCGCATTGAGCCCGGGAAGCCGCAACAGAATGGCCAGCATGAGCGCATGCACAGAACCCTGAAAGAATGGGTACTGCCGGCACCGGCGGCAAACATGGTCGACCAGCAACAGGACTTGGACCGATTCAGGCACTTCTATAATTGCGAGCGCCCGCATGAAGCGCTGCAGCAAACAATGCCTGATTGCGTCTATACACCCTCGCCGCGACCCTATCCCAGTCGCCTGCCACCGCTGCATTATCCGAGTTACTTCGACGTGAAAAAGGTGCAGCCGAGTGGGGTTGTCTACTGGCGTGGCTGTCAGGTCTATGTGGCGTATTTACTGGCGGGCGAGCAGGTCGGGCTTGAGGAAGTGGCCGATGGTATCTGGGATCTGTACTTCGGGCCTATCCGGCTGGGAGGGTTTGATATTCGCACGATGAAGGAAAAATCGGCTCGGTATTTAACGATAAAAGTGTAA
- a CDS encoding TRAP transporter large permease, with product MSPDVLMIGSFLLALLLGVPVAFALGLGGVVGILSGLSPDMLATLGTNTYNSVAKYPLIAIPLFILTGLIFERAGVAASLVRFAQALIGPRHGGLAVVAILVCLIMGGMSGSGPADAAAVAMVMLPSMRKAGYPPPFSAALIAASSSTAILIPPSIALILYSIVVPGVDLRALFAAGLFPGILAGMSLLVPAWLLSRHYGWESPEASERPPLLQSFREALPALFAPVLILGGLRSGLFTPTEAAVVAVTYGVIVGVVVYRKLGWRDIASLLNDAAVTSGIVMLIIALAGIFAWAGTTLGTFRHLADALLSLSDNGWVLLGLVMVLVLIAGMLLDAISIYLILIPILLPLMQYFEWNPVWFGILLAMNIAIGQFTPPVAVNLMVTTRIANIRLEQTLGWALVFIAAMSVSLLLVMLVPGIALWLPDKLGYVVGDW from the coding sequence ATGAGTCCTGATGTACTGATGATCGGCAGCTTCCTGCTGGCGCTGTTGCTGGGTGTGCCCGTGGCCTTTGCCCTGGGGCTGGGTGGTGTGGTCGGTATCCTGAGTGGCTTGTCCCCCGATATGCTGGCGACCCTGGGAACCAATACCTACAACAGCGTGGCGAAGTATCCGCTGATCGCCATACCGCTGTTTATCCTCACCGGTCTTATCTTTGAGCGCGCAGGTGTGGCCGCAAGCCTGGTGCGCTTTGCCCAGGCGCTGATTGGGCCCCGGCATGGCGGCCTGGCTGTGGTCGCCATACTGGTGTGCCTGATCATGGGGGGCATGAGTGGTTCGGGTCCTGCGGATGCTGCCGCCGTGGCCATGGTGATGCTGCCGAGCATGCGCAAGGCGGGCTATCCGCCGCCGTTTTCCGCCGCCCTGATTGCGGCCTCATCTTCAACCGCAATATTGATACCGCCATCCATCGCGCTGATTCTGTATTCCATCGTGGTGCCCGGTGTCGATCTGCGGGCGCTCTTTGCCGCCGGCCTCTTCCCCGGCATCCTGGCCGGCATGTCATTGTTGGTGCCGGCCTGGCTGCTGTCGCGGCATTACGGCTGGGAGTCGCCGGAGGCGTCCGAGCGGCCGCCGCTGCTGCAGAGTTTTCGCGAGGCGCTACCGGCACTCTTTGCACCTGTGCTGATTCTTGGCGGCCTGCGTTCGGGGCTGTTCACGCCCACGGAAGCTGCTGTGGTGGCTGTTACCTATGGCGTGATCGTGGGTGTGGTGGTGTACCGCAAGCTTGGCTGGCGCGATATCGCCAGTCTGCTGAATGATGCGGCTGTGACCTCCGGCATCGTCATGCTGATCATCGCCCTGGCGGGCATCTTTGCCTGGGCCGGCACTACGCTGGGCACCTTCCGTCATCTGGCCGACGCACTGCTGTCGCTGTCGGACAATGGCTGGGTGTTGCTGGGGCTGGTAATGGTGCTGGTGCTGATCGCCGGCATGCTGCTGGATGCGATCTCGATCTATCTGATCCTGATCCCCATACTGTTGCCACTGATGCAGTATTTTGAGTGGAACCCGGTGTGGTTCGGTATTCTGCTGGCGATGAATATCGCTATCGGGCAGTTTACGCCGCCGGTGGCGGTCAACCTGATGGTGACCACGCGCATCGCCAATATACGGCTGGAGCAGACCCTGGGCTGGGCGCTGGTGTTTATCGCTGCCATGTCGGTCAGTTTGTTACTGGTAATGCTGGTGCCGGGAATCGCGCTCTGGCTGCCGGACAAACTCGGTTACGTGGTGGGCGACTGGTAG
- a CDS encoding TRAP transporter small permease produces MSPRSPKAGPEAWLASLALAAICLISLGNVVVRYATDASFAFTEEYSVFLLVVMTFAGAAVAARSNQHIRIELIEHRLPASWLPLLYVLQWAASLLVLAIAVWYGAIFALEEYQWESLSPGLGLPNWIYVIWLPVLCGAMMIRLTQNLIDRLRGRDHAQAEEEHYES; encoded by the coding sequence ATGTCCCCCAGATCGCCCAAAGCCGGCCCCGAAGCCTGGCTGGCTTCGCTGGCGCTGGCTGCCATCTGCCTGATCAGTCTTGGCAACGTGGTCGTCCGCTATGCCACTGACGCCTCCTTTGCCTTCACCGAGGAGTACTCGGTGTTTCTGCTGGTGGTGATGACCTTCGCCGGTGCCGCAGTGGCGGCCCGCTCCAACCAGCATATCCGTATCGAACTGATCGAGCACCGTTTGCCGGCGAGCTGGCTGCCGCTGCTCTATGTACTGCAGTGGGCCGCGAGCCTGCTGGTGCTGGCTATTGCCGTCTGGTATGGCGCTATCTTCGCGCTTGAAGAGTATCAGTGGGAATCGCTGTCTCCGGGCCTGGGCCTGCCCAACTGGATCTATGTGATCTGGCTGCCAGTGCTCTGCGGCGCCATGATGATCCGGCTTACCCAGAATTTGATCGACCGGCTGCGCGGGCGCGACCACGCACAGGCTGAGGAAGAGCACTATGAGTCCTGA
- a CDS encoding DctP family TRAP transporter solute-binding subunit — MLKRRTLLAAATLGMLLGPFASADYKAEYTVSTVLPAAFPWGQAAEKWVELVTERSQGRINMKIYSNSQLVSGDQTKEFSAMRSGLIDMAVGSTINWSPQVPELNLFSLPFLMPDEQAIDAITQGEAGEAVFKAIEKRGVTPLAWGENGFRELSNSKRAIVTPDDLKGLKIRVVGSPLFQDTFSALGANPTQMSWADAKPALTTGAVDGQENPLSVFDVARIDQVGQLYLTQWHYMADPLVFAVSNRVWKTFSVEDQALLKQAAIDAGQWEIKKSRAELADTLATIKQRGVNVTDLTPEQQAAFVQATQSVYDSWTPRIGADLVKQAQDAVANRTQ, encoded by the coding sequence ATGTTGAAACGACGTACATTGCTCGCAGCAGCGACCCTGGGGATGTTGCTGGGGCCTTTCGCCAGCGCCGATTACAAAGCTGAATATACCGTATCCACGGTTCTGCCAGCGGCATTCCCCTGGGGCCAGGCGGCTGAAAAGTGGGTCGAACTGGTAACGGAGCGTTCCCAGGGCCGTATCAATATGAAGATCTACAGCAACTCCCAGCTGGTCTCCGGCGACCAGACCAAGGAGTTTTCCGCCATGCGTTCGGGTCTGATCGATATGGCGGTGGGGTCCACCATCAACTGGTCGCCCCAGGTGCCGGAACTGAACTTGTTTTCGCTGCCGTTTCTGATGCCGGACGAACAGGCCATCGATGCGATCACCCAGGGGGAGGCCGGCGAGGCGGTATTCAAGGCGATCGAGAAACGTGGCGTGACGCCGCTGGCCTGGGGCGAGAACGGCTTTCGTGAACTGTCCAACTCCAAGCGCGCCATCGTTACACCCGACGACCTGAAAGGGCTCAAGATCCGCGTCGTTGGCTCGCCGCTGTTCCAGGATACCTTTAGCGCGCTCGGTGCCAACCCGACCCAGATGAGCTGGGCCGATGCCAAGCCCGCGCTGACCACCGGTGCCGTTGATGGCCAGGAAAACCCGCTGTCGGTGTTCGATGTCGCCCGTATCGATCAGGTCGGCCAGCTCTACCTGACCCAGTGGCACTACATGGCGGACCCGCTGGTGTTTGCTGTCAGCAACCGTGTCTGGAAAACCTTCTCTGTTGAAGATCAGGCGCTGCTCAAGCAGGCGGCCATCGATGCCGGGCAGTGGGAAATCAAGAAATCCCGTGCCGAACTGGCTGATACCCTGGCCACGATCAAGCAACGTGGCGTGAACGTCACCGACCTGACGCCGGAACAGCAGGCGGCTTTCGTGCAGGCGACTCAGTCTGTGTATGACAGCTGGACGCCGCGCATCGGGGCGGATCTTGTGAAGCAGGCGCAGGACGCCGTCGCTAACCGCACGCAATAA
- a CDS encoding LysR family transcriptional regulator, translating to MARPDLNLFAIFDVIMQEQSVTAAAERLAMTQPSVSNAVARMRHHWRDPLFVKQGRGLRPTPFAIELWRSIAGPLEQIAQAVTPAHFVPSQARARFRIALTDGMTALLWLPLRQIIEQQAPGIDIHAVPYKADGEALLLNAEVDLVLDYYPGSSAQIRTRPMFNNHFACVMSASHGLAGEAMTLERFLAAEHLLVSLSGDAQGIVDSCLRQQGRARRIAMTVNSFAGALHLIRDTRLITVLPYPIVAQAHLAGDLVVKPVPLAVPPAAITLAWHCRDDHSPGLVWLRDTLAGIIEARRALLETRI from the coding sequence ATGGCCAGGCCTGATCTGAATCTGTTCGCCATCTTTGATGTCATCATGCAGGAGCAGTCCGTGACCGCTGCGGCCGAGCGCCTGGCGATGACGCAGCCCTCGGTATCCAACGCCGTTGCGCGCATGCGCCATCACTGGAGGGACCCGCTGTTCGTCAAGCAGGGGCGGGGATTGCGGCCAACGCCCTTTGCGATTGAGCTGTGGCGCAGCATTGCCGGCCCGCTTGAGCAGATTGCCCAGGCCGTGACGCCAGCGCACTTTGTGCCGAGCCAGGCCCGGGCGCGGTTTCGCATCGCCCTGACCGATGGCATGACGGCCTTGCTCTGGTTGCCATTGCGCCAGATTATCGAGCAGCAGGCGCCGGGTATTGATATCCATGCGGTGCCCTACAAGGCCGATGGCGAAGCCCTGTTGCTTAATGCCGAGGTCGACCTGGTGCTGGATTACTATCCCGGCAGCAGTGCGCAGATCCGCACCAGGCCCATGTTCAATAATCATTTTGCCTGCGTAATGAGTGCCAGTCATGGGTTGGCGGGCGAGGCGATGACACTGGAACGCTTTCTGGCTGCGGAGCATCTGCTGGTGTCTCTGTCCGGTGATGCCCAGGGCATAGTGGACAGCTGCCTGAGGCAGCAGGGCCGTGCACGGCGTATCGCCATGACGGTGAACAGTTTTGCCGGTGCGCTACACCTGATACGCGATACTCGCCTGATCACGGTATTACCCTATCCCATCGTGGCCCAGGCGCACCTGGCCGGTGATCTGGTGGTAAAGCCGGTGCCCTTAGCAGTGCCGCCGGCGGCCATAACCCTGGCCTGGCATTGTCGTGATGATCACTCCCCGGGCCTTGTCTGGTTACGCGACACCCTGGCGGGAATCATCGAGGCGCGCCGGGCGCTGCTGGAAACCCGGATCTGA